A region from the Aegilops tauschii subsp. strangulata cultivar AL8/78 chromosome 5, Aet v6.0, whole genome shotgun sequence genome encodes:
- the LOC109736320 gene encoding BTB/POZ and MATH domain-containing protein 2-like, producing MTIRLDVRAPTGVAVSDSTLRASITSVHHVLNIQGYSSMMNSFPIGKALRSESFRESRESSGFVSIHAVLDAAYLAVKADIGFDMLDSTGELLPRYAKASSDVCNFRLVGAYRGYDKFIAREELKLLDCFSVRCNITVMEFFAGGATPCPRPLRPVVPPPDWRRELLQNGQGADVRFLVGRETFPAHRCMLAARSPVFKAELFGVMKESSAAGIDIHGMRPEVFRNLLRFVYTEELPPVTEEEQDEAAMTQHLLEAADRYGMERLKLLCEDRLCEHINVSTVVTTLVLAEQHGCPGLKEACFQFLLDSNSTTLEAVMATDDFDNILSNSCPNLLKELMSRLASSASLHDWQIIDRLEEEDDLTLCTTEGGELPEPAHGILPLGARAPKRMRL from the exons ATGACCATCAGACTCGACGTCAGAGCTCCCACCGGCGTCGCGGTCTCAGACTCCACCCTCCGGGCCAGCATTACGAGCGTGCACCACGTGCTcaatattcaaggatactcatCGATGATGAACAGCTTCCCCATCGGCAAAGCCCTCCGATCGGAATCCTTCCGCG AAAGTCGCGAGAGCAGCGGTTTCGTGTCCATCCATGCTGTTCTTGATGCTGCCTACCTCGCCGTGAAGGCAGATATCGGGTTCGACATGCTCGACTCCACCGGGGAGCTGCTGCCGCGCTACGCTAAAGCTAGTAGCGACGTGTGCAATTTTCGTCTGGTCGGCGCTTACCGGGGCTACGACAAATTCATTGCGAGGGAGGAGCTGAAACTCCTCGACTGTTTCTCGGTCAGGTGCAACATCACAGTCATGGAGTTCTTTGCGGGCGGCGCCACCCCTTGCCCTCGTCCTCTACGACCCGTCGTGCCACCGCCTGATTGGCGTCGTGAGCTTTTGCAGAACGGGCAGGGTGCAGACGTGAGGTTCCTAGTTGGCAGGGAGACTTTCCCCGCGCACCGCTGCATGCTTGCGGCGCGGTCGCCGGTGTTCAAAGCGGAACTCTTTGGCGTGATGAAAGAGAGCAGCGCCGCCGGCATAGATATCCACGGGATGAGGCCCGAGGTATTCAGGAATCTGCTGCGGTTTGTGTACACCGAGGAACTACCACCCGTGACAGAAGAAGAGCAGGATGAGGCTGCTATGACCCAGCATCTCCTGGAAGCCGCTGACAGGTATGGCATGGAGAGGCTCAAGCTGCTCTGTGAGGACAGGTTGTGCGAGCACATCAATGTCAGCACGGTGGTGACCACGCTGGTGCTAGCTGAGCAACATGGCTGCCCCGGGCTCAAGGAGGCATGCTTCCAGTTCCTCCTCGATTCCAATTCAACCACACTGGAGGCAGTCATGGCAACTGATGACTTTGACAATATTCTTAGTAACAGCTGTCCTAATCTATTGAAAGAGTTGATGTCGAGGCTTGCTTCCTCTGCCTCTCTCCACGATTGGCAAATAATTGATCGATTGGAGGAGGAAGACGACCTTACCCTCTGCACAACCGAAGGGGGTGAGCTCCCTGAACCGGCTCATGGCATCTTGCCTTTGGGAGCGAGAGCACCAAAACGCATGCGTCTTTAA
- the LOC141022319 gene encoding BTB/POZ and MATH domain-containing protein 2-like, whose amino-acid sequence MAAGQAALSHQHPVAVHQSIPNTTLRASRTTVQHVLKIQGYSWMSKSFDTGKGLRSKSFYVGGTTGWHIAFYPNGNRVEADDSVSVFAVLDDAAAGRAVEAEIGFDVLDPTTGEPMPRYRRPGAGVIRRFACIGAFCGYENFIRLEELEEFLLKDDCFWVRCNITVVEFLRETAPPPRPVVAAIPPPDWAQHFGDLLRSKQGADVMLDVGGETFAAHRCVLAARSPVFEAELYGAMEERNAYVRIDDMRAEVFMNLLHFAYTDELPPETIEDGAAMAQDLLKAADRYDMERLKLVCEDKLWTHIDASTAATTLLLAEQHGCHRLREACFEFLLTSSTTLNAVMATDGFGHLCKSNPGLLKDLLSKLATHQDRRRRIQQWEEDDNHGLVLRTTEGDKLPEPTHHMHLGCSRSIETHTSSSETPDRRTPIHPDLTRDIATFISWSSKN is encoded by the coding sequence ATGGCCGCCGGACAAGCAGCGTTGTCGCATCAGCACCCCGTCGCCGTTCACCAGTCCATCCCAAACACCACCCTCCGCGCTAGCAGGACGACCGTGCAGCACGTGCTCAAGATCCAAGGATATTCATGGATGAGCAAGAGCTTCGACACCGGCAAGGGGCTCCGGTCCAAATCCTTCTATGTAGGAGGCACAACTGGCTGGCACATCGCCTTCTACCCCAACGGCAATCGCGTGGAGGCCGACGACTCCGTCTCCGTCTTCGCCGTTCTTGACGATGCCGCCGCCGGCCGCGCCGTCGAGGCCGAGATCGGGTTCGACGTCCTCGACCCAACCACCGGGGAGCCGATGCCGCGGTACCGTAGACCTGGCGCCGGGGTCATACGCCGGTTTGCGTGCATTGGTGCCTTCTGCGGCTATGAAAATTTCATCCGGCTTGAAGAGCTCGAAGAATTCCTCCTCAAGGACGACTGTTTCTGGGTCAGGTGCAACATCACGGTGGTCGAGTTCCTTAGAGAGACTGCACCGCCTCCGCGGCCCGTCGTGGCCGCCATACCACCGCCCGACTGGGCCCAACACTTCGGTGACCTCCTGCGGAGCAAGCAGGGCGCAGACGTGATGCTCGACGTCGGCGGGGAGACTTTTGCGGCGCACCGGTGCGTGCTCGCGGCGCGGTCGCCGGTATTCGAGGCCGAGCTTTATGGCGCGATGGAAGAGCGCAACGCATACGTACGGATCGACGACATGAGAGCCGAGGTGTTCATGAATCTGCTGCACTTTGCATACACCGACGAGCTTCCGCCGGAGACAATAGAGGATGGTGCTGCGATGGCTCAGGATCTCTTGAAGGCCGCTGACAGGTACGACATGGAGAGGCTCAAGCTGGTCTGCGAGGACAAACTGTGGACTCACATCGATGCGAGCACGGCGGCGACCACGCTGCTGCTGGCTGAGCAACATGGCTGTCACCGTCTCAGGGAGGCATGCTTCGAGTTTCTCCTCACGTCCTCGACCACACTAAATGCAGTCATGGCAACCGACGGCTTCGGCCATCTGTGTAAAAGCAACCCCGGTCTATTGAAGGATTTATTGTCCAAGCTTGCAACCCACCAAGATCGCCGGCGAAGAATTCAACAATGGGAGGAAGACGACAACCACGGGCTCGTCCTCAGGACAACCGAAGGGGATAAACTACCTGAACCGACTCACCACATGCATCTTGGTTGCTCTAGGAGCATTGAAACGCACACGTCTTCAAGCGAGACACCTGATCGTCGAACCCCTATTCATCCCGACCTGACTCGTGATATTGCTACCTTCATTTCTTGGTCGTCTAAAAATTGA